A section of the Streptomyces sp. Je 1-369 genome encodes:
- a CDS encoding glycogen debranching N-terminal domain-containing protein has product MSLPAPSSVGRPPFRPTRPSPPPPPAATPEVRRVRALPPAHTALICVALPALAISTDQGQLTGQGLEGFYRAGRRTLSRCQVRVAGREPVAVQARMLSADSARFVATLRLATDGGPDPEVVVERIRHADGTERITLHSAAGRPLRLPLEVALGTDLAEVGAVASGRAGPELPASVHDSGMRWSSAAAHCVVTADPAPADALASAGLLRWEVDLPPGASRSVELRVRPDGAGPVRAAGRGAMRSAAGARATGDDPRVQPLLARSVEDLQALLLRDPGHPSDMYPAAGAPWRCGLAPAEALAAARMALPLGTRIAAGTLRTLARGQVGGPGPRSGLIPGPLRDAGSHLPPGCTGTEATLLFPVLLAEARRWGLPAQEVEELLPAAERCLRWLHTSVGDDVFLSDVHPAGIARGEVQAHAHRAALLGADLLAAYGRGDSLGLRQWAARLRSAFQEQFWVDDRTGGRPAAARLPDGRPVPHLTGGAAHLLDTGLLGSGALAPGLLDKVRTEQLARLFGGPVMDSGWGLRSLGAREPAYNPFGHRGGAVRVHETAVAITGLAAAGYEKEASSLLRGLLSAAECFGHRLPEMYAGEQRTEGAAPLPHPAACRPAATAAAAGVHVLTALAGIRPDAPAGTVKLDPVRSAPLGELGLGGLSVGGAAFSVRVSRLGLAMVEEAADGLQLGV; this is encoded by the coding sequence ATGTCTCTCCCCGCCCCGTCTTCTGTCGGACGACCCCCGTTCCGGCCTACACGCCCGTCACCCCCACCCCCACCGGCCGCGACCCCGGAGGTACGCCGCGTCCGTGCACTCCCGCCCGCGCACACCGCGCTGATCTGCGTCGCCTTGCCCGCTCTCGCTATCTCGACGGACCAGGGGCAGCTGACGGGCCAGGGGCTTGAAGGGTTCTACCGCGCGGGGCGCCGGACCCTGTCCCGCTGTCAGGTACGGGTGGCGGGGCGCGAACCCGTCGCCGTGCAGGCGCGCATGCTCTCCGCGGACAGCGCGCGATTCGTGGCGACGCTCCGCCTGGCGACGGACGGCGGACCCGACCCGGAGGTCGTCGTCGAGCGGATCCGGCACGCCGACGGCACGGAGCGGATCACCCTGCACAGCGCGGCGGGACGCCCCTTGCGGTTGCCCCTCGAGGTCGCCCTCGGCACGGACCTGGCGGAGGTGGGCGCGGTGGCATCGGGCCGGGCAGGGCCCGAACTGCCCGCCAGCGTGCACGACTCGGGCATGCGCTGGTCCTCCGCCGCGGCGCACTGCGTCGTCACGGCCGACCCCGCGCCGGCGGACGCCCTGGCCTCCGCGGGACTGCTGCGCTGGGAGGTGGACCTGCCGCCGGGCGCCTCCCGGAGCGTGGAGCTCAGGGTACGGCCCGACGGCGCGGGACCGGTCCGCGCGGCGGGGCGCGGGGCGATGCGTTCGGCCGCCGGAGCGCGGGCTACCGGCGACGACCCGAGGGTCCAGCCGCTCCTCGCCCGGTCCGTCGAGGACCTCCAGGCGCTGCTGCTCCGGGACCCCGGGCATCCCTCCGACATGTATCCGGCCGCGGGGGCGCCGTGGCGCTGCGGGCTCGCACCGGCCGAGGCGCTGGCCGCCGCCCGCATGGCATTGCCGCTCGGCACCCGCATCGCCGCGGGGACGCTGCGCACGCTCGCCCGGGGGCAGGTCGGGGGCCCGGGCCCCCGGTCGGGCCTGATCCCGGGTCCGCTGCGCGACGCGGGCTCACATCTGCCGCCCGGCTGCACGGGCACCGAGGCGACCCTGCTCTTCCCGGTGCTCCTTGCGGAAGCCCGGCGCTGGGGGCTCCCCGCGCAGGAGGTGGAGGAGTTGCTGCCCGCGGCGGAGCGGTGCCTGCGGTGGCTGCACACCTCGGTCGGCGACGACGTCTTCCTCTCCGACGTCCACCCGGCGGGGATCGCACGCGGCGAAGTCCAGGCGCACGCGCATCGAGCGGCGCTGCTGGGCGCCGACCTGCTCGCGGCGTACGGCCGAGGGGACTCTCTGGGGCTGCGCCAGTGGGCGGCCCGGTTGCGGTCCGCTTTCCAGGAGCAGTTCTGGGTGGACGACAGGACGGGTGGCAGACCGGCCGCCGCCCGGCTACCCGACGGGAGGCCCGTACCGCACCTCACCGGAGGTGCGGCCCACCTCCTGGACACCGGTCTGCTCGGCTCGGGCGCGCTCGCTCCCGGACTGCTCGACAAGGTCAGGACCGAACAACTCGCCCGGCTCTTCGGCGGGCCCGTCATGGACTCCGGCTGGGGGCTGCGCAGCCTGGGAGCGAGGGAGCCCGCGTACAACCCGTTCGGGCACAGAGGCGGAGCGGTCCGCGTGCACGAGACGGCGGTCGCCATCACCGGCCTGGCGGCTGCGGGGTACGAGAAGGAGGCGAGCTCGCTCCTGCGCGGCCTGTTGTCCGCGGCCGAGTGCTTCGGCCACCGGCTGCCCGAGATGTACGCGGGGGAGCAGCGCACGGAAGGTGCGGCTCCGCTGCCGCACCCGGCGGCCTGCCGCCCGGCCGCCACCGCCGCGGCCGCCGGGGTGCACGTCCTCACCGCGCTCGCCGGGATCCGGCCCGACGCACCCGCGGGCACGGTGAAGCTCGATCCGGTCCGCAGCGCCCCGCTGGGAGAGCTGGGGCTGGGCGGGCTGAGCGTCGGGGGAGCAGCGTTCTCCGTACGGGTGAGCCGACTCGGTCTCGCCATGGTCGAGGAGGCGGCCGACGGGCTGCAGTTGGGGGTATGA
- a CDS encoding NUDIX hydrolase, with protein sequence MSPYDPSAFPPFAVTVDLVVLTVRRHALCALAVRRGEQPFQGRWALPGGFVRADEDLSSAAARELREETGLCAHAPDAPAQANGAHLEQLGTYGDPKRDPRMRVVSVAHLALAPDLPAPRAGGDANSARWAPVEALLKQGGYGREDEQAAPLAFDHAQILADGVERARSKIEYSSLATAFCPPEFTVGELRRVYEAVWGVVLDPRNFHRKVTGTPGFLVPTGGTTTRQGGRPAQLFRAGGATLLNPPMLRPEV encoded by the coding sequence ATGTCGCCCTACGACCCGTCGGCCTTCCCGCCCTTCGCTGTCACCGTCGACCTGGTCGTGCTGACCGTGCGCCGGCACGCGCTCTGCGCGCTGGCCGTGCGGCGCGGTGAGCAGCCGTTCCAGGGGCGTTGGGCGCTGCCCGGAGGGTTCGTACGCGCCGATGAGGATCTGTCGTCGGCCGCGGCGCGCGAACTGCGCGAGGAGACGGGCCTGTGCGCGCACGCGCCCGACGCCCCGGCGCAGGCCAACGGGGCGCACCTCGAACAGCTCGGTACGTACGGCGACCCGAAGCGCGACCCGCGCATGCGCGTGGTCAGCGTCGCCCACCTCGCGCTCGCCCCGGACCTCCCCGCGCCGCGCGCCGGTGGCGACGCGAACAGCGCCCGCTGGGCCCCGGTGGAGGCCCTTCTCAAGCAGGGTGGCTACGGCCGCGAGGACGAACAGGCCGCCCCTCTCGCCTTCGATCACGCCCAGATCCTCGCGGACGGCGTCGAGCGCGCCCGCTCCAAGATCGAATACTCGTCGCTGGCCACGGCCTTCTGCCCGCCGGAATTCACCGTCGGCGAGCTGCGGCGCGTGTACGAAGCCGTCTGGGGCGTCGTCCTCGACCCGCGCAACTTCCACCGCAAGGTCACCGGCACTCCGGGCTTCCTCGTGCCCACCGGCGGGACCACCACCCGCCAGGGCGGGCGCCCCGCCCAGCTCTTCCGTGCGGGCGGTGCGACGCTCCTCAACCCGCCGATGCTGCGTCCCGAAGTCTGA